The Aeromicrobium yanjiei genome includes a region encoding these proteins:
- a CDS encoding UPF0182 family protein — protein MLLLLGSIFISVWTDRLWFKSVGYSEVFRSVLVSRVGLFVAMGLIFGLFVIGNLYLAYRTRPDTVPLRRDDPSYRYRLALTPILKPIGIVLFLVLGAFAGSVGASHWDTYKMWRHGSSFGVKDPQFNKDVGFYVFDYPWWRFLTSFSFAMIVITVLAVLFLNYVYGGIRIAGRGPKLTRAAQVHLSVLVGLGVLTRAVSYYLDRFGLAIGNSKLFDGIGYTDANARIPGKNILIGVAIVCAILFFAVIFIRSWTLPAIGLGLLALTSILIGAIWPAVMQGFQVKPSEPDKEGPYIARNIEATREAYDVADTEVESYSAKTDLTDSELAASAESRVSTRLLDPTLISDAFEQLQQVRGYYSVPSTLDVDRYKLEGEKVPQDTIIAARELNLDGLQDTQRNWANDHTVYTHGYGIIAARGNQRGPNGEPVFTAKDIPQIGEIKTTTPPRIYFGEQSPSYSIVGRPKGAAAIEVDIPRGGATGEDGKVNATQNTYDGKGGVPIGGLFNKALYAFKFAEPNIILSNRVNSESKILYDREPRDRVKKVAPWLTVDGDSYPAVVDGRVVWIVDGYTTSNSYPYSEHRSLREATADTLTDGRAQKALPTDQVNYMRNSVKAVVDAYDGTVKLYQWDTKDPVLKTWMKVFPDVVESKAKISDALLEHLRYPVDLFKVQRDVLQRYHVTDAQTFYEDGERWKVPEDPTAPSNSSALQPPYYLSTARPGEDTPKFSVTSVYLPNRRQNLAAFVSVNSEATDTENYGKMQILQLPSETQISGPSQIANDFQTDKGVSQALLQYQQSKTASILYGNLLTLPVGDGLLYVQPVYIKRSAVEGSYPVLQFVIASFGKDVGFGQTLDEALRVALGLEEGTNPDDAAERPTTQRPESSGNQTASQLLDDASRFYDQAQDALKDGDLALYQRRMNQVGDAVEKAQRAVEQAEKKE, from the coding sequence GTGCTGCTCCTGCTCGGCTCGATCTTCATCAGCGTGTGGACGGACCGGCTGTGGTTCAAGTCCGTCGGCTACAGCGAGGTCTTCCGCAGCGTCCTGGTGTCCCGTGTCGGACTGTTCGTCGCGATGGGGCTGATCTTCGGCCTGTTCGTGATCGGCAACCTCTACCTCGCGTACCGGACGCGTCCCGACACGGTGCCGCTGCGTCGTGACGACCCGTCCTACCGCTACCGCCTTGCGCTGACCCCCATCCTCAAGCCGATCGGCATCGTGCTGTTCCTCGTGCTCGGCGCATTCGCCGGCTCCGTCGGCGCGAGCCACTGGGACACGTACAAGATGTGGCGCCACGGCTCGTCGTTCGGCGTCAAGGACCCCCAGTTCAACAAGGACGTCGGCTTCTACGTCTTCGACTACCCGTGGTGGCGCTTCCTGACGTCGTTCTCGTTCGCGATGATCGTCATCACGGTCCTGGCGGTGCTGTTCCTCAACTACGTCTACGGCGGCATCCGCATCGCCGGCCGCGGCCCCAAGCTGACCCGCGCGGCGCAGGTGCACCTGTCGGTCCTGGTGGGTCTGGGTGTCCTGACCCGGGCCGTCTCGTACTACCTCGACCGCTTCGGCCTGGCGATCGGCAACTCCAAGCTGTTCGACGGCATCGGCTACACCGACGCGAACGCCCGCATCCCGGGCAAGAACATCCTGATCGGTGTCGCGATCGTCTGTGCGATCTTGTTCTTCGCGGTCATCTTCATCCGCTCGTGGACCCTCCCGGCGATCGGCCTGGGTCTGCTCGCGCTGACGTCGATCCTCATCGGCGCGATCTGGCCGGCGGTCATGCAGGGCTTCCAGGTCAAGCCGTCCGAGCCCGACAAGGAAGGCCCCTACATCGCCCGCAACATCGAGGCGACGAGGGAGGCGTACGACGTCGCGGACACCGAGGTCGAGTCCTACTCGGCCAAGACCGACCTGACGGACAGCGAGCTCGCCGCCTCCGCGGAGTCGCGCGTCAGCACGCGTCTGCTCGACCCGACCCTGATCTCGGACGCGTTCGAGCAGCTGCAGCAGGTGCGCGGCTACTACTCGGTGCCGAGCACGCTCGACGTCGACCGCTACAAGCTCGAGGGCGAGAAGGTGCCGCAGGACACGATCATCGCGGCGCGTGAGCTCAACCTCGACGGCCTGCAGGACACGCAGCGCAACTGGGCGAACGACCACACGGTCTACACGCACGGCTATGGCATCATCGCCGCCCGCGGCAACCAGCGCGGCCCCAACGGCGAGCCGGTCTTCACCGCGAAGGACATCCCGCAGATCGGCGAGATCAAGACCACGACCCCGCCGCGGATCTACTTCGGCGAGCAGTCCCCGTCGTACTCGATCGTGGGTCGCCCGAAGGGTGCCGCCGCGATCGAGGTCGACATCCCGCGCGGTGGCGCGACCGGTGAGGACGGCAAGGTCAACGCGACCCAGAACACGTACGACGGCAAGGGCGGCGTGCCGATCGGCGGCCTGTTCAACAAGGCGCTCTACGCGTTCAAGTTCGCCGAGCCGAACATCATCTTGTCCAACCGGGTCAACTCCGAGTCCAAGATCCTGTACGACCGCGAGCCGCGCGACCGGGTCAAGAAGGTCGCGCCCTGGCTGACGGTCGACGGCGACTCCTACCCGGCGGTCGTGGACGGTCGTGTGGTGTGGATCGTCGACGGCTACACGACGAGCAACTCCTACCCGTACTCCGAGCACCGCTCGCTGCGGGAGGCCACCGCCGACACGCTGACCGACGGCCGCGCGCAGAAGGCGCTGCCGACCGACCAGGTCAACTACATGCGCAACTCGGTCAAGGCCGTCGTCGACGCGTACGACGGCACGGTCAAGCTCTACCAGTGGGACACCAAGGACCCGGTGCTCAAGACGTGGATGAAGGTCTTCCCCGACGTCGTGGAGAGCAAGGCCAAGATCAGCGACGCGCTCCTGGAGCACCTGCGCTACCCGGTCGACCTGTTCAAGGTGCAGCGCGACGTGCTGCAGCGCTACCACGTGACCGACGCGCAGACGTTCTACGAGGACGGCGAGCGGTGGAAGGTGCCCGAGGACCCGACGGCCCCGAGCAACTCCAGCGCCCTGCAGCCGCCGTACTACCTGTCGACCGCGCGGCCGGGTGAGGACACGCCGAAGTTCAGCGTCACCAGCGTCTACCTGCCCAACCGGCGACAGAACCTGGCGGCGTTCGTTTCGGTCAACTCCGAGGCGACGGACACCGAGAACTACGGCAAGATGCAGATCCTGCAGCTGCCGAGCGAGACCCAGATCTCGGGTCCCAGCCAGATCGCGAACGACTTCCAGACCGACAAGGGCGTCTCGCAGGCCTTGCTGCAGTATCAGCAGTCCAAGACGGCGTCGATCCTGTACGGCAACCTGCTGACCCTCCCGGTCGGCGACGGGCTGCTGTACGTCCAGCCGGTCTACATCAAGCGCAGCGCGGTCGAGGGCTCGTACCCGGTCCTGCAGTTCGTGATCGCGTCGTTCGGCAAGGACGTCGGCTTCGGACAGACCCTGGACGAGGCCCTCCGGGTCGCGCTGGGTCTTGAGGAGGGGACGAACCCCGACGACGCCGCGGAGAGGCCGACGACGCAGCGACCGGAGTCCTCCGGCAACCAGACGGCCTCACAGCTGCTGGACGACGCGTCCCGGTTCTACGACCAGGCGCAGGATGCTCTGAAGGACGGCGACCTCGCGCTCTACCAGCGTCGGATGAACCAGGTCGGCGACGCGGTCGAGAAGGCGCAGCGGGCCGTGGAGCAGGCCGAGAAGAAGGAGTAG
- the ilvA gene encoding threonine ammonia-lyase IlvA, whose translation MTTSPISNARVTAATVDEAATRVADVASRTPLELNARLSEATGAQVWLKREDLQPVRSYKIRGAYNLIVQLDADARAHGVVCASAGNHAQGVALACRRLGTRGRIFVPGTTPRQKRERIVTLGGTDVEVIVVGDSYEDAFRAAQQDAADTGAVLVPAFDDPRTISGQGTVAPEIVEQLGQAPDLLVVPVGGGGLIAGMATWLHERHPSTRIIGVEPAGAASMGAALAAGAPTPLAEVDPFVDGAAVGTAGEHTFPLVRDAGAQLVTVEEGHICTEMLRLYQSDGIIAEPAGALATAALDSIEVTPGSTVVCVVSGGNNDISRYGEVLERSLIHQGLKHYFLVSFPQEPGALRRFLDDILGPDDDITLFDYVKRNNRETGPALIGVELASADDLEGLLERLEDSPLGVERVAPGSPLFHYLL comes from the coding sequence GTGACGACTTCCCCGATCTCGAACGCCCGAGTGACCGCAGCGACCGTCGACGAGGCAGCGACTCGCGTTGCTGACGTGGCCAGCCGTACGCCGCTGGAGCTCAACGCGCGCCTGTCCGAGGCGACCGGCGCACAGGTCTGGCTCAAGCGTGAGGACCTGCAGCCCGTGCGGTCGTACAAGATCCGTGGCGCGTACAACCTCATCGTGCAGCTCGACGCCGACGCGCGGGCCCACGGCGTCGTGTGCGCGAGCGCCGGCAATCACGCGCAGGGGGTCGCTCTCGCCTGCCGCCGGCTCGGCACCCGCGGACGCATCTTCGTGCCCGGCACGACGCCCCGGCAGAAGCGTGAGCGCATCGTGACCCTGGGTGGCACCGACGTCGAGGTCATCGTGGTCGGCGACTCCTACGAGGACGCGTTCCGCGCCGCTCAGCAGGATGCCGCGGACACCGGCGCGGTGCTCGTGCCGGCGTTCGACGACCCGCGGACGATCAGCGGTCAGGGCACCGTGGCCCCCGAGATCGTCGAGCAGCTGGGTCAGGCGCCCGATCTGCTGGTCGTCCCGGTGGGCGGAGGCGGGCTGATCGCCGGCATGGCGACCTGGCTGCACGAACGGCACCCCAGCACCCGCATCATCGGCGTCGAGCCGGCCGGCGCCGCATCGATGGGCGCTGCCCTCGCGGCCGGCGCACCCACTCCCCTGGCGGAGGTCGACCCGTTCGTGGACGGCGCGGCGGTCGGGACGGCCGGCGAGCACACCTTCCCGCTCGTACGCGACGCGGGCGCCCAGCTCGTGACGGTCGAGGAGGGCCACATCTGCACCGAGATGCTGCGGCTCTACCAGTCCGACGGCATCATCGCCGAGCCGGCAGGAGCCCTCGCGACCGCCGCCCTCGACAGCATCGAGGTCACGCCCGGCTCCACCGTCGTGTGCGTCGTCTCAGGCGGCAACAACGACATCAGCCGGTACGGCGAGGTGCTCGAGCGGTCCCTCATCCACCAGGGCCTCAAGCACTACTTCCTGGTGAGCTTCCCGCAGGAGCCGGGCGCGCTGCGCCGGTTCCTCGATGACATCCTCGGGCCCGACGACGACATCACGCTGTTCGACTACGTCAAGCGCAACAACAGGGAGACCGGGCCCGCGCTCATCGGCGTGGAGCTGGCGAGCGCGGACGACCTCGAGGGCCTCCTCGAGCGACTCGAGGACAGCCCCCTCGGGGTGGAGCGGGTGGCGCCCGGCAGTCCGTTGTTCCACTACCTGCTCTGA
- a CDS encoding flavin reductase family protein, translating into MLDTHAHRVIEPRVLYFGTPVVLISTENPDGSTNVAPMSSAWWVGGSCMLGLDATSQTTLNLQRTGELVLNLPDSTMVEAVDRLALLTGTSTVPAHKVIKGYTHVADKFGAAGLTPIPSDLVAPARVLECPISLESSVQGVAPFDGEDSGLLAIEARVIRTHVRPELLIAGSDRHIDPEKWDPLIMKFTHFYGRGVNLHPSRLAKGWQVPSVRSCPQEGAETRSAGVESTIATSS; encoded by the coding sequence ATGCTCGACACACACGCGCATCGAGTGATCGAGCCACGCGTCCTCTACTTCGGCACACCGGTGGTGCTCATCAGTACCGAGAACCCAGACGGGTCGACGAACGTGGCTCCGATGTCATCTGCGTGGTGGGTGGGTGGCTCATGCATGCTCGGGCTCGATGCGACGTCCCAGACCACCCTGAATCTCCAGCGGACCGGTGAGCTCGTGCTGAACCTCCCAGACTCGACGATGGTCGAGGCGGTCGACCGGCTCGCGCTCCTCACAGGCACCAGCACCGTCCCCGCACACAAGGTGATCAAGGGCTACACGCACGTGGCCGACAAGTTCGGCGCAGCGGGACTCACGCCCATCCCCTCCGATCTCGTCGCGCCGGCCCGGGTCCTGGAGTGCCCCATCTCGCTCGAGTCGTCGGTTCAAGGCGTGGCGCCGTTCGACGGGGAGGACAGCGGCCTCCTGGCGATCGAAGCAAGGGTCATCCGCACGCACGTCCGTCCGGAGCTGTTGATCGCAGGCTCGGATCGGCACATCGATCCGGAGAAGTGGGATCCGTTGATCATGAAGTTCACCCACTTCTATGGTCGCGGCGTGAACCTTCACCCCTCCAGGTTGGCCAAGGGGTGGCAGGTTCCCTCGGTCCGGTCCTGCCCGCAGGAGGGAGCCGAGACCCGCTCCGCAGGCGTTGAGTCCACGATCGCGACGAGCAGCTGA